The following proteins come from a genomic window of Solea solea chromosome 3, fSolSol10.1, whole genome shotgun sequence:
- the LOC131457230 gene encoding uncharacterized protein LOC131457230, translating into MELASQLVTMFDLIMSSKYGKLFIKSHVIKLRRVGTRNRADSTEAEMGLTFNQTTATETEIPNPNNVAETLKDAVTNTTNNFSINIDPTTIAAFEPNLTTTGVVTTTGVVTTNGVVTTNGGSAAGGLTTTDEAITLRRLTFRSVGETFTSDLENPLSAAFKSRASLITSIIAPFYKKAFTSFSSLTVVSFSNGSIINNCNAGFASSSVPNITQIAMVLINAAPNVTAFNIDNTSISIDGAQPNLTTTGVVTTTGVVTTTGVVTTNGVVTTNDGSAAGGLTTTDEAITLRRLTFRSVGETFTSDLENPLSAAFTSRASLITSIITPFYKKAFTSFRYITVVSFSNGSIINNCKAGFASSSVPNINQIAMVLINAAPDVTAFNIDTTSISIDGAQVSSGISHKTSLITASFMVLTSWLLARQQ; encoded by the exons ATGGAACTTGCAAGTCAGCTTGTAACAATG TTTGATCTGATCATGTCGAGTAAATATGGCAAGTTATTCATCAAATCACATGTCATAAAGTTAAG gagaGTAGGTACGAGAAATCGAGCAGACTCTACGGAAGCAGAGATGGGGCTTACATTCAACCAAACTACTGCTACAGAAACAGAAATCCCCAACCCTAATAATGTTGCTGAAACATTAAAAGATGCTGTGACAAACACCACTAACAACTTCTCCATCAATATTGATCCCACCACCATTGCAGCATTTG aacccAATCTTACAACAACTGGTGTAGTGACTACAACTGGTGTAGTGACTACAAACGGTGTAGTGACTACAAACGGTGGTTCAGCAGCAGGTGGATTGACTACGACTGATGAAGCAATCACATTAAGACGGTTGACTTTCAGATCAGTTGGAGAGACATTTACAAGTGACTTGGAGAACCCATTATCTGCAGCTTTTAAAAGCCGAGCATCACTGATTACGTCAATA ATTGCACCTTTCTACAAGAAAGCATTTACATCATTCAGCTCCCTCACTGTGGTTTCATTTAG TAATGGATCCATCATCAACAACTGTAATGCTGGCTTTGCATCTTCATCTGTACCTAATATCACCCAGATTGCAATGGTATTGATCAATGCAGCTCCAAATGTGACAGCCTTCAACATTGACAACACCTCCATTTCTATAGATGGCGCAC aacccAATCTTACAACAACTGGTGTAGTGACTACAACTGGTGTAGTGACTACAACTGGTGTAGTGACTACAAACGGTGTAGTGACTACAAACGATGGTTCAGCAGCAGGTGGATTGACTACGACTGATGAAGCAATCACATTAAGACGGTTGACTTTCAGATCAGTTGGAGAGACATTTACAAGTGACTTGGAGAACCCATTATCTGCAGCTTTTACAAGCCGAGCATCACTGATTACGTCAATA ATTACACCTTTCTACAAGAAAGCATTTACATCATTCCGCTACATCACTGTGGTTTCATTTAG TAATGGATCCATCATCAACAACTGTAAGGCTGGCTTTGCATCTTCATCTGTACCTAATATCAACCAGATTGCAATGGTATTGATCAATGCAGCTCCAGATGTGACAGCCTTCAACATTGACACCACCTCCATTTCTATAGATGGCGCAC aagTATCAAGTGGAATCAGCCACAAGACTAGTCTCATCACGGCCTCCTTCATGGTACTAACGTCATGGCTGCTAGCAAGACAACAGTAG
- the LOC131455963 gene encoding uncharacterized protein LOC131455963 gives MEPPVVVDPPVVVEPAVVDPPVVVDPPVVVKLPVVVNPPVVVEPPVVDPPVVVEPPVVVEPPVVVEPPVVVDPPAVVEPPVVLEPPVVVEPPVVVKTPVVVEPPVVVDPPAVVKPPVVVDPADVDEPPVVVEPPVVVEPPVVVDPPVVEPPVVVDPPVMEPPVVVDPPVVVEPAVVDPPVVVNPPVVVKPPVVVNPPVVVKPPVVDPPVVVEPPVVVEPPVVVEPPVVVDPPAVVEPPVVLEPPVVVEPPVVVKTPVVVEPPVVVDPPAVVEPPVVVEPPVVVEPPVVESPVVVDTPVVDDPPVVVVPPVVVDPPVVLEPPVVVEPPVVEPPVVVDPPVVEPPVVVDPSVVVDPPVVVDPPVVVKPPVVVDPPVVVEPPVVEPIVVLEPPVVIEPPVVVDPPVVVDPPVVVDPPVVLEPPVVVEPPVVVETPVVVEPPVVVDPPVVVDPPVVLEPPVVVEPPVVVETPVVVVPPVVVDPPVVVDPPVVDDPPVVVEPPVVLKPLVVVEPPVVEPPVVVDPPVVEPPVVVDPPVVVEPPVVEPTVVVEPPVVIEPPVVVDPPVVVDPPVVVDPPVVVAPPVVLKPLVVVDPPVVVEPPVVLEPPVVVDPPVVVEPPVVEAPGVVDPLVVVDPPVVVDPPVVLEPPVVVEPPVVVETPVVVVPPVVVDPPVVVDPPVVLEPPVVVEPPVVVETPVVVEPPVVVDPPVVVDPPVVLEPPVVVEPPVVVETPVVVEPPVVVDPPIVVEPPVVVNPPVVLEPPVVVDPPLLKLQL, from the exons ATGGAACCTCCTGTTGTGGTTGATCCTCCAGTTGTAGTAGAGCCTGCTGTAGTTGATCCCCCAGTTGTGGTCGATCCTCCAGTTGTAGTCAAGCTACCTGTTGTGGTTAATCCTCCAGTTGTAGTGGAGCCTCCTGTAGTTGATCCCCCAGTTGTTGTGGAACCTCCTGTTGTAGTCGAACCACCAGTTGTTGTGGAACCTCCagttgttgttgatccaccaGCTGTTGTTGAACCTCCAGTTGTACTTGAACCACCAGTTGTTGTGGAACCTCCTGTTGTAGTCAAAACACCAGTTGTTGTGGAACCTCCagttgttgttgatccaccaGCTGTTGTCAAACCTCCAGTCGTTGTTGATCCAGCAGATGTTGATGAACCTCCAGTTGTTGTGGAACCTCCTGTTGTAGTCGAACCACCAGTTGTGGTTGATCCTCCGGTTGTGGAGCCTCCTGTTGTGGTCGATCCTCCAGTTATGGAACCTCCTGTTGTGGTTGATCCTCCAGTTGTAGTAGAGCCTGCTGTAGTTGATCCCCCAGTTGTGGTCAATCCTCCAGTTGTAGTCAAGCCACCTGTTGTGGTTAATCCTCCAGTTGTAGTGAAGCCTCCTGTAGTTGATCCCCCAGTTGTTGTGGAACCTCCTGTTGTAGTCGAACCACCAGTTGTTGTGGAACCTCCagttgttgttgatccaccaGCTGTTGTTGAACCTCCAGTTGTACTTGAACCACCAGTTGTTGTGGAACCTCCTGTTGTAGTCAAAACACCAGTTGTTGTGGAACCTCCagttgttgttgatccaccaGCTGTTGTTGAACCTCCAGTTGTAGTTGAGCCACCAGTTGTAGTGGAACCTCCAGTTGTTGAGTCACCAGTTGTGGTCGATACTCCAGTTGTAGATGATCCACCAGTTGTTGTGGTACCCCCAGTTGTTGTTGATCCCCCAGTTGTGCTCGAGCCACCAGTTGTTGTGGAACCTCCAGTTGTTGAGCCACCAGTTGTGGTTGATCCTCCAGTTGTGGAGCCTCCTGTTGTGGTTGATCCTTCAGTTGTAGTTGATCCCCCAGTTGTGGTCGATCCTCCAGTTGTTGTCAAGCCACCTGTTGTGGTTGATCCTCCAGTTGTAGTGGAGCCTCCTGTAGTTGAACCAATAGTTGTTTTGGAACCTCCTGTTGTAATCGAACCACCAGTTGTGGTTGATCCTCCAGTTGTGGTCGATCCTCCAGTTGTTGTTGATCCTCCAGTTGTACTTGAACCACCAGTTGTTGTGGAACCTCCTGTTGTAGTCGAAACACCAGTTGTTGTGGAACCTCCAGTTGTAGTTGATCCCCCAGTTGTTGTTGATCCTCCAGTTGTACTTGAACCACCAGTTGTTGTGGAACCTCCTGTTGTAGTAGAAACACCAGTTGTTGTGGTACCTCCagttgttgttgatccaccaGTTGTGGTTGATCCTCCAGTTGTAGATGATCCACCAGTTGTTGTTGAACCTCCAGTTGTGCTCAAACCACTAGTTGTTGTGGAACCTCCAGTTGTTGAGCCACCAGTTGTGGTCGATCCTCCAGTTGTGGAACCTCCTGTTGTGGTTGATCCTCCAGTTGTAGTGGAGCCTCCTGTAGTTGAACCAACAGTTGTTGTGGAACCTCCTGTTGTAATCGAACCACCAGTTGTGGTTGATCCTCCAGTTGTGGTCGATCCTCCagttgttgttgatccaccaGTAGTTGTTGCCCCTCCAGTTGTGCTTAAACCACTAGTTGTTGTGGATCCCCCAGTAGTTGTTGAACCTCCAGTTGTGCTCGAGCCACCAGTTGTTGTGGATCCCCCAGTAGTTGTTGAACCTCCAGTTGTTGAAGCTCCAGGTGTAGTTGATCCCCTAGTTGTTGTTGACCCTCCAGTTGTTGTTGATCCTCCAGTTGTACTTGAACCACCAGTTGTTGTGGAACCTCCTGTTGTAGTCGAAACACCAGTTGTTGTGGTACCTCCAGTTGTAGTTGATCCCCCAGTTGTTGTTGATCCTCCAGTTGTACTTGAACCACCAGTTGTTGTGGAACCTCCTGTTGTAGTCGAAACGCCAGTTGTTGTGGAACCTCCAGTTGTAGTTGATCCCCCAGTTGTTGTTGATCCTCCAGTTGTACTTGAACCACCAGTTGTTGTGGAACCTCCTGTTGTAGTCGAAACACCAGTTGTTGTGGAACCTCCAGTAGTTGTTGACCCTCCAATTGTTGTGGAACCTCCAGTTGTTGTTAATCCCCCAGTTGTGCTCGAGCCACCAGTTGTTGTGGATCCCCCA TTGTTGAAGCTCCAGTTGTAG
- the LOC131456272 gene encoding uncharacterized protein LOC131456272: MAESVRSPFDYREPPTLDSDGDGSKPPPPRGRVCGRKRKGTPVKVCDRAYVTEDEEEESMSEHSYSPGDGQYPEGAEDRLPPPGSPYYLPDPAQLCVPELGEEGASGVRGPVLFHPPPNCRIREVHCGTQVRLVVIAIRDIAKGEEITVDYSLTDWGENAMEDEAGPHPLSLSVSDYLTPSWSLSPSSSPLTHSEPSDSDREEDEEEEDDDDDDDDEEEEIEEIRGRMLRRRKKRKIPAVAVDTKKKSVATSSRGPGRPCSSFSRPGSVAPTDRSQSQAPVSSLAPPTTNINNNININIGSSSGATVSRRQHCPYCGRHYRSLARHLEKHHANQPDVRTAMELAHHHTHSSSNGSASHPQPSSLSTSAAHSHSFAVPQPSASNTAPPPLFSRERESPATRSSTGAVSFSLSLSPPSSGQSGSTKKGPSLTLPATKRPAPPVVSRVKSPSPPPPATPRRGRRMKKEKLEEQQKVEEELVPPPTPEPDIDPEEDLVLSGEGEEEPAEEKNGEIPSTNRHHMSPLLSSLSCLVLYLRRQQHSSFLSLTRSPHSAEAWRLLCHSSLSLLILYNRHRECEVAKLTLQDYRKRITPQTSSSTSSPSGMEALLSPFERLVLCHLPRAGVVGKRGRIQPLILPPHCESCVDLLIQTSPNVGVDPESPYVFSRPYHSPATPLRGTDLLRNLARASGAKNPGVLTATRARRQVAILTQLLLLEESESQGGATKRLEDFLEREYHVTQSCSTIIRDPALMGRVGRVVLYGEKEGVLFRGMSLQDICLELDVMSGNSADSFSEESEAEEEKEEIKEKVEVLVKKKGPGRPPRKKRAPNPSPVNPPVANAHKRRSVQPKSGKRGVLKRPWSEAERIAVETHLKRNLMELRVPAKADCERCLELCPLLVSNQRDWRAIKFYVHNRIQLLKKQVRRESAATVC, translated from the exons ATGGCGGAGAGTGTTCGGTCGCCTTTTGACTACCGGGAGCCACCGACCCTCGACAGCGACGGGGATGGGAGCAAGCCGCCGCCTCCGCGGGG CCGCGTGTGTGGGAGAAAACGGAAGGGGACACCTGTAAAGGTGTGTGACCGAGCATATGTAacagaagatgaggaggaggagagcatgTCGGAACACAGTTACAGCCCTg GTGATGGCCAGTACCCAGAGGGTGCAGAAGACCGTCTCCCTCCACCTGGCAGTCCTTACTACCTGCCTGATCCTGCTCAGCTCTG tgtgcCAGAATTGGGGGAGGAAGGGGCGAGTGGCGTTCGGGGGCCTGTGCTCTTCCATCCGCCACCCAACTGTAGGATTCGAGAGGTTCACTGTGGGACACAGGTACGGTTGGTTGTCATAGCGATCCGAGATATTGCCAAAGGGGAGGAGATCACAGTGGACTATAGCCTGACAGACTGGGGCGAGAATGCAATG GAGGATGAAGCTGGCCCCCACCcactgtccctctctgtttcTGATTACCTCACTCCCTCCTGGTCATTATCACCCTCATCCTCCCCACTAACCCACTCTGAACCCAGTGACTCTGATCGTGAagaggacgaagaggaggaagatgacgatgatgacgatgatgatgaagaagaggaaattGAAGAAATTCGGGGCCGAATGCTGCGTCGTCGCAAGAAACGCAAGATTCCAGCTGTTGCTGTTGATACAAAGAAGAAGAGTGTGGCCACCTCTTCCAGAGGGCCTGGGCGCCCATGCTCTTCCTTTTCCCGCCCAGGATCTGTTGCACCCACAGACAGGTCCCAGTCCCAGGCCCCAGTAAGTTCCCTGGCCCCACCAACCACCAATATcaacaataacattaatatcaACATAGGTAGCTCCAGCGGTGCCACAGTGAGCCGGCGGCAGCACTGCCCGTACTGTGGCCGCCACTATCGCTCTCTGGCACGTCACCTGGAGAAACACCACGCCAACCAGCCTGATGTCAGAACGGCCATGGAGCTGgcacaccaccacacacacagctcttcaAATGGCAGCGCGTCACACCCTCAACCCTCATCGTTGTCCACCTCTGCCGCTCACAGTCATTCCTTTGCTGTCCCTCAGCCCTCAGCCTCAAACACTGCCCcgcctcctctcttctctaGGGAGAGGGAATCGCCAGCTACTCGCTCAAGCACAGGCGCCGTCTCATTCTCCCTCTCACTTTCACCTCCTTCTTCGGGTCAGTCCGGATCCACTAAGAAGGGGCCGAGCTTAACACTGCCTGCCACAAAGCGCCCTGCGCCCCCAGTGGTGTCTCGGGTAAAGAGTCCATCACCGCCTCCTCCGGCTACTCCCAGGCGGGGTCGGagaatgaagaaagaaaagctaGAAGAGCAGCAGAAGGTAGAAGAGGAGCTGGTTCCACCTCCCACTCCAGAACCAGACATAGATCCAGAAGAAGACCTGGTGCTGagtggagagggagaagaagagccagcagaggagaaaaatgGGGAGATTCCAAG cacaaacagacatcacatgtctccactcctctcctccctctcttgtcTGGTCCTCTACCTCCGCCGCCAGCAGcactcctctttcctctctttaacCCGCTCTCCTCACTCTGCCGAGGCCTGGCGCCTGCTCTGCCATTCCAGCCTCTCCCTTCTCATCCTCTACAACCGCCACCGTGAATGCGAGGTGGCCAAACTCACTCTCCAGGACTACCGCAAACGCATCACACCACAGACCAGCTCCAGTaccagctccccctctggcatggAGGCCCTCCTGTCCCCCTTCGAGCGCCTGGTCCTCTGTCATCTCCCGCGGGCTGGTGTTGTAGGCAAGCGTGGTCGCATCCAGCCACTTATTCTCCCACCACACTGTGAGTCCTGCGTGGACCTGCTTATTCAAACTAGTCCTAATGTGGGCGTGGACCCAGAGAGCCCGTACGTCTTTTCCCGGCCCTACCACTCTCCTGCTACCCCTCTCCGGGGCACGGATCTCCTAAGAAATCTGGCTCGAGCCAGCGGGGCCAAGAACCCCGGGGTACTGACAGCAACACGAGCTCGGCGGCAGGTAGCAATCCTTACCCAACTGCTTCTATTAGAGGAGAGTGAGAGTCAGGGTGGGGCCACAAAGCGCTTGGAGGACTTTCTGGAGCGAGAGTACCATGTGACCCAAAGCTGCTCCACCATCATACGGGATCCTGCGCTAATGGGTCGTGTGGGTCGTGTTGTTCTTTATGGTGAGAAGGAAGGTGTACTTTTCAGAGGAATGAGCCTGCAGGACATCTGTCTTGAGTTGGATG TGATGTCAGGAAACTCAGCGGACTCATTTTCTGAAGAGTctgaagcagaggaagagaaggaggaaatTAAAGAGAAGGTTGAGGTGTTGGTGAAAAAGAAAGGACCAGGCAGACCACCACGGAAGAAGAGAGCTCCCAATCCTTCTCCTGTCAACCCACCAGTAGCCAACGCCCATAAGCGGCGATCTGTTCAACCTAAATCAG GGAAGCGTGGTGTGCTGAAGCGTCCCTGGTCAGAAGCAGAGCGCATAGCCGTAGAGACTCACCTGAAGAGGAACCTCATGGAGCTGCGCGTCCCTGCAAAAGCGGACTGTGAGCGCTGCCTGGAactctgccctctgctggtgagcAACCAGCGAGATTGGCGGGCAATCAAGTTTTATGTCCACAACCGCATTCAGCTGCTTAAGAAGCAAGTCAGGAGGGAAAGCGCCGCCACTGTTTGTTAg
- the LOC131456274 gene encoding butyrophilin subfamily 2 member A2-like, whose translation MGLHTMIHLYLIAVLCASLSGAGPVPKGFVVLVSSSLSVHHGETTTLPCWLNPAQSAEGLEVRWYRGDHFDSPIIQIQHKGVESIGDSYNGRVSIGLKDAASGGVTTGDVSLNLRDVTLEDAGDYTCYVSSDQDYDRGSVSLNVTKTGTRPLLSVVWMEENLLNMSCESEGWYPQPWLRWSDDMRNLTPKSLQYSNVQEAFSPVSVHSWLMVSGLSDVSCSVGFSDEDVKEASVRLQGVPPQLAKGVAGWVAFALLLLAILVSLGVMYFLYFRNRVFQKKKKSGNSDAEENKKLLAGVEPRGSERLKEAETHYENITLQEKEHLFLKISNTLLRDNGQAAPHDGKEVTCLTAIKGAPGFNSGQHYWEVSLKRENVVVKESWWVGVTNAVDFPLHCKLPPSASSGFWFLSSSPDRADSLQVSSEPNVLLPVLSRPKTVGVYLDYDKGELSFYDVEEKNIIGSLTATFTGEVFPLFNPGKGDTSPMEILQRTTQGEEIRACQS comes from the exons ATGG GACTACACACGATGATACACCTGTACCTTATCGCAGTTCTTTGTGCGTCTTTGTCTGGTGCTGGTCCTG ttCCAAAAGGCTTCGTGGTTTTGGTCTCATCCTCCCTCTCAGTGCACCATGGTGAAACAACCACACTACCATGCTGGCTCAATCCAGCACAAAGTGCAGAGGGCCTGGAGGTACGCTGGTACCGTGGTGATCACTTTGACTCTCCAATCATACAGATTCAGCACAAAGGGGTTGAATCCATCGGAGATTCCTACAATGGCAGAGTCTCAATTGGCCTCAAAGATGCAGCATCTGGTGGAGTGACAACAGGTGATGTGAGCCTGAACCTGCGAGACGTCACATTGGAGGACGCAGGGGATTATACTTGTTATGTCAGCAGTGACCAGGATTATGACCGTGGAAGTGTCAGCCTCAATGTGACAA AAACAGGAACCCGGCCTCTCCTGTCAGTGGTGTGGATGGAGGAAAACTTGTTGAACATGAGCTGTGAATCTGAGGGCTGGTATCCACAGCCATGGCTGCGCTGGTCGGACGACATGCGGAATCTGACCCCGAAAAGTTTGCAGTACAGCAACGTCCAGGAAGCCTTCAGTCCAGTGTCAGTCCACAGCTGGCTGATGGTCTCAGGCTTGTCTGATGTTTCCTGCTCAGTAGGTTTCTCTGATGAAGATGTGAAGGAGGCAAGCGTGCGCCTGCAGGGAGTCCCTCCTCAACTTGCTAAAGGGG TGGCAGGATGGGTGGCCTTCGCTCTCCTTCTTCTAGCCATATTAGTTTCACTTGGAGTTATGTACTTCCTGTACTTCAGAAACAGAG ttttccagaagaaaaagaaatctggGAACTCTGACGCTGAGG AGAATAAGAAACTTTTAGCAGGTG TTGAACCAAGAGGCTCAGAGAGGCTGAAAGAGGCTGAAACTCATTACG AAAATATAACACTTCAGGAAAAAGAACATCTGTTCCTCAAGATCTCGAATACTTTACTAAGAGACAATGGTCAAGCAGCGCCTCATGATGGAAAAGAGGTAACCTGTCTCACAGCAATCAAGGGAGCACCTGGCTTCAATTCTGGACAACACTACTGGGAGGTTTCTCTGAAGAGAGAAAATGTTGTAGTGAAAGAGTCCTGGTGGGTTGGGGTTACAAATGCAGTTGACTTTCCTCTGCACTGTAAACTTCCTCCAAGTGCATCTAGTGGCTTTTGGTTCCTGTCGTCTTCCCCTGACAGAGCAGACAGCCTCCAGGTTAGCTCAGAACCAAACGTTCTACTGCCTGTCCTCTCAAGGCCAAAGACAGTGGGCGTGTATCTAGATTATGACAAAGGAGAGCTTTCCTTTTATgatgtggaagaaaaaaatatcattGGATCCTTGACAGCTACATTCACAGGCGAAGTATTTCCTTTGTTCAATCCCGGTAAAGGTGATACTTCTCCTATGGAGATTTTACAGAGGACAACACAGGGTGAGGAAATAAGAGCGTGTCAGTCTTAA